A genomic region of Runella rosea contains the following coding sequences:
- a CDS encoding ABC transporter ATP-binding protein, giving the protein MKPIIKVENLSKQYRLGTIGTGTLSNDLKRWWHKVRGKEDPFLTVGESNDRASKGSSEYVWALKDINFEVMPGEILGIIGKNGAGKSTLLKILSKVTGPTTGRILYDGRIGSLLEVGTGFHPELTGRENIYLNGAILGMTRREIRAKLDEIIDFSGCERYIDTPVKRYSSGMTVRLGFAVAAHLEPEILIVDEVLAVGDAEFQKKAIGKMQDVSRNDGRTVLFVSHNMGAVKNLCTKGLMVTDGCVVFQGKIEDTIDTYLKEEKGIVTPIIHSDNRSGTGNVVFAGFKIEDNEGNEIKSVITGEDITLLITILVNKPSCKNIDIGFSLHDSYNDTLCVLYSGYQNIGFDNLPIGFTTVKCTIKNFHIAPMRVKVHGRIVENGIESDWPKDPLYIFDVEMGDFYKTGRIGRISDTKLLLSGEWRVGKVG; this is encoded by the coding sequence ATGAAACCCATTATTAAAGTAGAAAATCTCTCTAAGCAATATCGCCTAGGTACCATCGGGACGGGTACGCTCAGCAACGACCTGAAACGCTGGTGGCACAAAGTAAGAGGCAAAGAAGACCCCTTCTTGACCGTTGGCGAAAGCAATGACCGAGCTTCAAAAGGCAGCAGTGAGTACGTTTGGGCACTGAAAGATATTAACTTTGAAGTAATGCCAGGAGAAATTTTGGGCATTATCGGAAAAAACGGGGCTGGGAAATCAACACTTTTGAAAATACTCTCAAAAGTAACTGGTCCCACTACGGGGCGTATCTTGTACGATGGTCGTATAGGTAGTTTGTTAGAAGTAGGTACGGGTTTTCATCCCGAATTAACTGGACGCGAAAATATCTACCTCAACGGCGCTATTTTGGGTATGACGAGGCGTGAAATTCGGGCTAAACTTGACGAAATTATTGATTTCTCGGGCTGTGAGCGCTACATTGATACGCCCGTAAAACGCTATTCAAGCGGGATGACAGTGCGTTTGGGCTTTGCAGTAGCCGCCCACCTAGAGCCCGAAATCCTGATTGTTGATGAAGTACTAGCCGTAGGCGATGCCGAATTTCAGAAAAAAGCAATCGGTAAAATGCAGGATGTAAGCCGCAATGATGGACGGACGGTGCTGTTTGTGAGTCATAATATGGGAGCGGTGAAAAATTTGTGCACGAAGGGTCTCATGGTTACGGATGGATGTGTTGTTTTTCAGGGCAAAATAGAAGATACTATCGATACATACTTAAAAGAAGAGAAAGGTATAGTTACTCCTATTATTCATTCTGATAATAGAAGTGGAACTGGAAATGTTGTTTTTGCTGGTTTTAAGATTGAGGATAATGAAGGAAATGAGATAAAGTCAGTTATTACTGGTGAGGATATTACCCTTTTAATTACAATTTTAGTAAATAAACCCAGTTGCAAGAATATTGATATCGGCTTTTCTCTCCATGATAGTTATAACGATACATTATGTGTTTTGTATAGCGGTTACCAAAACATAGGATTTGATAATTTGCCAATAGGATTTACTACCGTGAAGTGCACAATAAAAAACTTTCATATTGCTCCTATGCGTGTAAAAGTTCATGGAAGGATTGTAGAAAACGGAATAGAATCAGACTGGCCAAAAGACCCACTGTATATCTTTGATGTAGAGATGGGTGACTTTTATAAAACAGGGAGAATAGGACGAATAAGTGATACAAAGCTTTTATTATCAGGAGAATGGAGAGTTGGAAAAGTCGGATAA
- a CDS encoding FkbM family methyltransferase, protein MESWKSRIKRGIVRCLPSSIKDFIGEELKMSDSCKYQNKSYSQEGEDLVLSRFIKYKTNGFYVDIGAHHPLRFSNTYRFYLNGWNGINIDAMPGSMSVFNQLRPRDINIETPLYITQKKLQYYIFSDPAFNTLSEKVANEHIDKHGAILIRQETLQTKRLDEILSEYLPHNNTIDFMSIDIEGLELPVLQSNDWLRYKPEYLLVETFVSSILEIDKLEIHQYLSNLGYIFIAKTYNTLFYQRQ, encoded by the coding sequence ATGGAGAGTTGGAAAAGTCGGATAAAAAGGGGCATTGTAAGATGTCTGCCTTCTTCAATAAAAGATTTTATTGGGGAAGAATTAAAGATGTCAGATTCCTGTAAATATCAAAATAAGTCATATTCACAGGAAGGGGAAGACTTAGTGCTAAGCAGGTTTATTAAATATAAAACGAATGGATTTTACGTTGATATTGGGGCTCATCACCCTTTAAGATTCTCAAATACCTATCGTTTTTATTTAAACGGATGGAACGGTATTAATATTGATGCAATGCCTGGGAGTATGTCTGTATTTAACCAATTGAGACCAAGAGATATTAATATAGAAACACCACTTTACATTACACAAAAAAAGCTGCAATACTATATATTTAGCGATCCTGCTTTTAATACTCTTTCAGAAAAAGTTGCAAATGAGCATATTGATAAGCATGGAGCTATACTTATTCGACAGGAAACTTTACAGACAAAAAGACTTGATGAAATTTTGAGCGAATATCTGCCGCATAATAATACTATAGATTTTATGTCGATTGATATTGAAGGATTAGAATTGCCGGTTTTACAGTCTAACGATTGGTTAAGATATAAGCCAGAATACTTATTAGTTGAAACTTTTGTCAGTTCAATTCTTGAAATTGATAAGCTTGAAATTCATCAGTATTTATCAAATCTAGGTTACATATTTATAGCTAAGACATATAATACGCTATTTTATCAACGTCAATAA